CCCCCACCCTTTAAAAATATTAGCACCTGATAAATGCCCTCCTCTGATAAGCATTTATGAAGAGAAAATAGCGTTATTCAAAAAAATGGGAGTTGCTGTGCTTGTGAAAATTCCCTTTACCCCGGAGTTTTCATTAAAGAGCCCGGAGGATTTTGTAAAAGAAATTCTGTGCGACTCGCTTGACACCAGAGAGGTATTCGTCGGGTATAACTACCGCTTTGGAAGAGGACGCGAAGGGAATATAGCAAAATTAAGAGCCCTCGGTATCAAGCTTGGTTTCAAGGTGGTTGAAGTTGACCAGATATCAATTGATGGAGAGATCGTAAGCAGCACAAAGATAAGAAATCTGTTAAGAGACGGCGCAGTTGAACACGCTGCAAAGCTATTAGGAAGACACTACGCCATCACAGGAATCGTGGTCCGTGGAGACGGAAGGGGCAAAGCTATAGGATTTCCTACTGCTAACATTGCACCAATACATGAGATAATACCGGCCAATGGTGTGTATGCAGTTAAGCTTTTCATCAGAAACCGCTGCTATAGCGGCATAGCGAACGTGGGGTATCGTCCTACATTCGATAGAAACACCTTAACTATAGAAGTAAACATTTTCGATTTTGATGAAGACATATACGGAGAAGAAATCACATTACCTTTCATCCGCAAAATCCGGGACGAGATAAAGTTTATTGACATAAACTCCCTGATTCAGCAGATCAATCTTGATATAGAAACCGCAAGAAAAATTTAATCCCTCTCTGTCAAGATCTCCCTGTACTGCTAATCCATGATTGAATTTCTTTATGCATTTCTTTAAACCTTCGGATAGATGGATGGTCCCTCCCCAGGACATTGCGGAATCTCTCCAGTGCTTCCTCAAAACTCACTTCTTTAGAACCGTTTATGAGATTGTCCGCATACGACACTATCTTTTCCTCTGGTGTACGGGGGATATAGTCCTTTCTGGGTAACCCCAGGTCTTTGGCCTCCTCAGCGGTTATACCTGCTCCTATGTGCCTTTCTATAATCTTTATAACACTATTAGAAAGCCCCAATTCTCTCGCAATTTTTGCTCCAACCACTGCATGTTCGATACCGTGAGTCCTGCATCTGCCAATATCGTGATAAAGTGCGCCTTTTAGAATCAAATCCCTGTCTACTTTTATCTTAACCCTATCCGCTATGGAAAGGGCTACTCTGGAAACAGCGAGCGTGTGGGCAATTATTTTTTTAGAACATCCAAGCCTTTCTAAAATCTCGCAGCTATTTTTCAAACAGCTCACCTCCATTTGTTTCGCTGATATACCTCCAAAACTTTATTCCACTTTCGCCAGGATTTGTTACTACAAGGTTCGGCAACCGCCTCTGATATAATTTTTAATATATAATATATAAAGACAGGAAAAATAAAAGAAGGATATGCTAATTTAAGTCATAATAACAATTAAAACAAAGAGGCCAGTAAAATGAAAGTGTTAAATTTGAACGATCTAAGAAATAATCAGAAAATTATCAATAAGGTCAAGCTGGAGATAACACCTGAGATACTCTTTCAGCCGCTTTTTCCAAGAACTACTG
This sequence is a window from Nitrospirota bacterium. Protein-coding genes within it:
- a CDS encoding bifunctional riboflavin kinase/FAD synthetase, with translation MYAGKCKNSVVTLGNFDGLHLGHQAIVKMVVERAREIGGTSVVVTFHPHPLKILAPDKCPPLISIYEEKIALFKKMGVAVLVKIPFTPEFSLKSPEDFVKEILCDSLDTREVFVGYNYRFGRGREGNIAKLRALGIKLGFKVVEVDQISIDGEIVSSTKIRNLLRDGAVEHAAKLLGRHYAITGIVVRGDGRGKAIGFPTANIAPIHEIIPANGVYAVKLFIRNRCYSGIANVGYRPTFDRNTLTIEVNIFDFDEDIYGEEITLPFIRKIRDEIKFIDINSLIQQINLDIETARKI
- a CDS encoding TIGR00295 family protein; translation: MEVSCLKNSCEILERLGCSKKIIAHTLAVSRVALSIADRVKIKVDRDLILKGALYHDIGRCRTHGIEHAVVGAKIARELGLSNSVIKIIERHIGAGITAEEAKDLGLPRKDYIPRTPEEKIVSYADNLINGSKEVSFEEALERFRNVLGRDHPSIRRFKEMHKEIQSWISSTGRS